AAAACGTCATGGAGGCCCCGATCCAGGTCCGGGGCGAGCCGAAGGCGCAAGTCCGGCAGCGTGCCCAGGAGCTGCTGGACCGAGTCGGCCTTGCCGACAAGGCGGGTGCCTACCCGGGCCAGCTTTCCGGCGGGCAGCAGCAACGCGTCGCGATCGCGCGGGCATTGGCCATGCAACCGAAGCTGATGCTGTTCGACGAGCCGACGTCCGCCCTGGACCCGGAACTCGTCGGCGACGTCCTCGGTGTGATGCGGCAGCTCGCCAAGGACGGCATGACGATGGTCGTGGTGACGCATGAGATGCAGTTCGCTCGCGAGGTCGCCGACAAGGTCCTGTTCATGGACGGCGGCGTGGTCGTCGAGGCCGGACCGCCGGAGCAGGTGATCGGGGATCCGAAGCAGGAACGGACCAAGGCGTTCCTGGCGCGGGTGCTGAACCCGAACGCTTGAACAGAGCCGAAGAAGGGCCGCCCGGACATTTCCGGGCGGCCCTTTCGCTGTCTCAGGCGGCGACGGGCGGCGGACGTGTCCTCAGCGGCTCGACCGCAGATCGTTCTCCAGCTGCTGCAGCTTCTTCAGCAGATCCTGCGGACCGGCACCGGAGAGACTGATCCACCCGGACTTGTCGATCCCGAACAGAATCCGGCCCTCCTCCAGGTCCGCCCAGCCCGGTGGATTCTCGTTGCGCAGCCGTTTTCCGCGACTGTCCCGGACCGCGACATACAGTCTTCCGAAATAGGTGTGCGGTTTGTCCAGCCACTGGATGACCTGCTTGGCGTCTCGGATGCTCGGCCCGGTGTGCCCGACCGCCTGGCCGGTCTTGACCAGGTTCAGGTCCGCGTCCGAGCAGTTGAGCGAGAGGAGCCGAGCAGCCGGCGCTTCCGGTAGCAGCGCGACGAACTCGCGCGCCAAGGTATCCGCGGAACACGGCGCGATGTACAGCTTTTGGTTCACCGCGACAACAGTCGCCGCTTCCCGGCCGCTGGCCGACGCCCGGACGGTGCGTTCTCCGCTCTCCGATTTGACCCACGAGTAGTACTCGATGCCGGGCCGCTGCAGCAGATGCATCGTCTCGACTAACTCGTCGTCAAGCCGGCCGCGCTGCATCAGTCCGCGCTCGTGCAGCTCGCGGTCGGTGTCGGCGGCGAGTTGCCGTCGCTCGTCCGGCGAGTACCAGAGCGCACCGCGGACCAGTGTCGGGTGAATGTCGCCGAGATTCAGCCGGTCCAGCAGTACTTCGAAAGTCTGCAAGCTCAGCTCAACGGGCTTGCGCAGCACCGATCTTCCCTCCCCCTCGCGCTTGCGCTACGCCCCGATGACCGGTGGCGTCGGCCGATTTCCGTCGTAACCGCCGAAAATCGAGTCCGGATCCTCCTCGGTGAGCAGGATCTTGCGCTGGTGTTCCTCGTCCTCGGGGCCTTTGCCGCCCTTGCCGCCGCCGCCCATGCCGCCCATGCCGGCCTGACCTTTCGCGCCGGCCGCGCCCGCACCGGCACCCATGCCCGGCCGCGCCGCACCCGCACTTTCGCCAAGCGCGCCGGCCCCGGTCCCGGCCCCGACGCCGCGCGGACCGCCAGGCCCGCTGCCCGCACCGCCTGCTCCTCCGCCGGAAGCCGACCCCGAACCGCCCGGCCCGAAGCTGCTCCCGCCACCGCCACTGCCGCCGCCGATAGGTCCGAACCCGCCGGCGAAGCCGCCCATCGGCCCGAAGCCGCCGCCGGCGTTGCTGGTGCCCGGATTGCCGACCGGCGGCTGCCAGGCCGGAGGCGTCGTGACCGGAGGCGTGGGGTTGGCCCAAGCCGCGGCGGTGCTGTCGTTCTGAGGGACCGTCACTGGCGGAGCAGCGCTATGGCTGGGCGGCGGAGGTGCCTGCATGCCAGCCGCCCCGGGAGGAGCGGAGTAGCTGCTGGGGCCGCTGCTGTAGTTGTGCGAACCGCCGCCCCCGCCGGAGTGATGGCTGACGCCGGAGCCGATTCGGCCGCCCACCTGCCCAGTGTCAGCTGGCGGCACTGGGTCGGGGGTAATGCCGGTCGCCGAGACGTTGGGGTCGTGCGCGGCCGGGTAGTCCATCGGCATGGTCTCGGTCCGCGGAGTCGTGCTCTGCGTGTATCGGTCGTAGGCTTCTACGTTTTTCTTGGTCTTGTCGTCAAATTCGGCTGCGGCGATCTCGTCATCGCTTGCGCCAATCGAAAAATAGTCCGAAAACTTCTGGTCATCTGGCCTGGCTTCAGCGACCGGTACGACCGCGTTCTTCACGGAGTTAAATGCAGAAGATTGTGCCATGATGGACTGCTGCATTGATTCCATCTTTTCTGCAGCAATTCGAGAAGTGGTGATCAGTGGGCTGAGGCCGGCTTTTCCGGTGTCGGCGGCCTGGCCTTTCCAGAAGGTGTCTAGTGCCTTTTGGCTGTCGGTGAGCTTGTCGGCTACCTGGTTGTGGATATCTTTGATTCGCCCGCACCCGTCGCCAGCGGCGTCGATCGCGGTCGTGTCACCTGGATCATGCAGCTGATTGTAGATTTCGAAGCCGCGTAATGGCATGTCAGCTGGCCTTCAATCGATTGATCGCTGCGGCGGCCAGTTTGTCCGCCATTGCGCATGGGTCGGCCATTGCCGGGTTCCCGTCTCGCAGCTGGGTGTGCACGGTGTAGGTGAGTTCGTCGCGCACGCCGACAGCCAGGATGCACGAGCCCGGACCTTCATCGCCTTTGCTGTAGACAACCGAGGGGTACCCGATGACCGGCGCATGCGGCTTGAACGTGCTCAGCGCGCCCCGTTGATTCTGGAGGTAGATGCCGTTGAGGCCCTCCTTGTTGCTGACATAGAATCCTGCATTAACGTTTCCGGTGCTTCCGTTGAACGTCCACTTGCAGCCTTTGTCGTTGTCTTTGAGTGAAATAGTCGAGCTGTTTTTCACTGCGCCACCCGCGCTTTCGACAACACTGTTCGGGAAAATCGCGCAAGGGTCAGATTCGAACGGGGTCGTGTTCGTCAACGGTGCCGGCACTCTGGGTGCCAGCATGGCGGGAGATTCTGATGAGCCGGCTGGTGCTGGCGAGCTGGCCGCTGCGGGCTGCCCCGGCGCGGTTCCTCCTCCGCAGGCCGTCAGCGTCATCACGCTCGCGCCGAGCAGGGCGAGGCGGGGCAGGCTACGGATTTGCATTCAGTCAACCTTCGGGGTCGCGCGAAGTGCGTCAATCGCGGCATGATCTTGGTTTACATATGCAGTTCGGATTTGCTTGAGCGTGCTGACGTAGGAGGCCAGGTAATCGACCGTGCCGCGAAGGAACTGGTTGTAGGCGATAGTGGCGCGGCCCGCTGCTTTCATGTAGTCCGCGCTGATGGTGTCTGACCCTGGCGGACCGGCCTGAGCAAAATCGCCGGCGATGGTTCGGGCGTCCGCGTATTCGCCGTCCAGGCTGTCCTCGAGCTGCCCGATCACTTTGTCCATCGCGGCCGGATCGAACTTCCAGCCGCCGTTCGACGATGCGGCGGCGAAGTCTGCTTTTGCTTGGTCGGTGCCTAGGGCCTTGTAGTCCGGCGGCGGAGGTGGCGGCGCAGCCGCGTTCGCGCCGGGGATGATCCCCGACCCTGGCGGCGGAGCTTGCGCGCCAGGTGTGATCAGCTCGTTCTGGAAGCGCTGCAGTCCGCTGTTCGGTCCGGTTCCGTCTGGCATGTCGTGCCTCCCCGCACGGGCCGCTTGCTCTCGGGTGCGGCCTACCCTCTGTTCTTGGTCGGTTCCGGGAAGTGACTCTATCAGGGCGTAACCGGGCAAAGGGCGTTGTTCGAGGAAGATCAACCAGCTCAGCGTCGCGTGTCGGTAAATCCCCAAGTCGTTGCGTGGAGGTGGGCCGTTCAGTGTCTGTCCGTGTTCGCTCGGTAGTCGACCGTGCGGCCGTCGTTGCGCTACTCCGTTAGGCCCCTTGCCCATCCGCCGTTGATCCGATTCCCTGAGGGCCGACGAACGTGGGGAGAACCGGGCTCGTGCCGACCGATACGACCTTGCCGCCGCTTGATCCGTTTGCCGGGGTGCCGGACAAGCGGTACGAGGTGAAGGCCGCTGACCTGCTCAAACCTGGCCAGGGTGGGATTCTCCGGTGGCGCAGACAGGCCACCAACGCGCCGATAGTGCTGGTCGAGGACGCCTACATCACCGGCACCTTCGACCTGCGGGCCGCGGATCTCAACTTTCTCTTCCAGTTCGAACGCTGCCGGTTCGAGCATCCGCCGGACGTGCGGGAGGCGACTGTTCTCGGGCTGGTCTTCCGGAAGTGCTGGCTGCCGGGTCTGCGGGCGCGGAATCTGCGCAGCCGCAACGATGTGCGGCTGATCCGCAGCGCGGTCGAGGTCGCGCCGGACGGGTTTGAGATCGACACGACCACGGTGCAGCGTGGGGACGACCGGGAACGGGGGATGCCGAACGCCGCGGTCAATCTCACCGACGCGGTTATCGACGGGTCGGTCGTATTGACGCGGACGACGATCAGCCATCCGCACGGGAAAGCCATTCAGGGCGACCGGTTGGTGATCACCGGGGCGTTGCTGGCGTATCGGATGGTCGCGAACGGCGAGGTGCGGCTGCCGGGTATGCGGACTGGCGGCAACGTGAACTTCTCCGGGGCCACGTTCAACAATCCGGACGGGTTCGCGTTGAACGGCAACGGGTTGCACATCGGCGGCAGTCTGCTGTGCGAGGTGGACAACTACGGTCCGGCCAATCAGCGGAAGCGGTTCTCCGCCAAAGGTGTGCTCTACCTTCCGAGCGCCACTGTGGACAGTGACATCGTGCTGCGCGAGGCGCAGCTGTCGGTCAACCAGAACGGGCCGATCGTGGTGGACGCGTGGAAGTCCGGCGATCCGTACCTGGATCCGCGGCCGGCGCTGGTCGCGGACCGGCTCAAGGTGGACGGGAATGTCGAGCTGTCCGACGGGCTGCACGCGTTCGGCACGCTGCGGATGGTCAACGCGCGGATCGGCGGGTCGCTGCGGCTGGCCGGGGCCGAGATCACGATGGCGCGCGGGCAGGCGCCGCCGTACTACGACCGGGCGTTGCATCTGGACGGGTCGACGATCGGCGGGGACATCGAGGCGACCAGCCTGCGGGTCCCGATCGGGCAGCTGCGTCTCTCCGACATCACGGTCGGCGGGAATTTCCTCGCCTGGAATTCGATGTTCCAGCATCCGGGCCGGGACGCGTTTTCCGCGCGCCGGGCGAAGATCTCCGGGAATTTCCAGCTCACCGACGCCACCGTGCAGGGCACGCTTCGGTTGCAGGGCGCGGAGATCGGCGGCAGTGTCAACATGTTCGGCACGCTGCTGACCGATCCGGGGCAGCGGACGTCCAGCAGTTTCTCGCTCGACGTGCGTACCGCGCGGATCGGGCGCGACCTCGTGCTGACCGAGCACAAGGACCGGCCGTTTCTGGCCGAGGGCGGCGTGAACCTCGACGGGGCGCAGATCGCGCGGCGCCTCGACCTGACCGGAGCGAAGATCGGATCGCTTGCCTCGCACGGGATCGCGCTCGACGCCAGCGACGTCACGGCGGACGAGTTCGTTCTCGCTCCCACCGAGCCGCCGGCCGGATCGGTGCGGCTGCGGCGCGCGCATTGCGGTGCGCTCTCCGACAACGAGGAGATCTGGGCGGCCAGTGACGGCCTCGAACTGGAAGATTTCCGTTACGACGCGCTGAAAAAAGGCATCGCGCTCGATGACGACCGCGCGCTGGACCGGCGGATCGAGCTGCTCAGCAAGGCGATGCGCGGCTACCGGCCCGGGCCGTATGACCAGCTCGCCGCCACCCTGCGCGCGGCCGGAAACGAGGAGCACGCCTCGACCGTCGCGTTGCGCAAGCAGCAGTTCCGGTACGAGGCGCTGGCCAAAGGCTTCAAGATCTTCGGCCCGGGCGTCCGCGTGTGGAGCTGGCTGCAGCGGTCGATGGTCGGCTACGGCTACCGCCCGGTGCGGGCACTCGGCTGGCTGTTCACCCTGCTGGTGCTGGGCAGCCTGTGGTTCGGCCTCGGCAAGGACGACTGCGTCAACGACCATTCCGGCCGGTTGATGGCCAACGGCCCGCGCTGCGTCGTCAACCAGCAGGACACCGGCCTGCAGTGGAACCCGGTGATCTACACCGCCGATCTGCTGGTGCCGATCGTCGACTTCGGCAACAAGTCGCGCTGGTACATGCACGGGGCCGACAACTGGATGTCGGCCGGCTTCACGGCGTCCGGCTGGATCCTGGCCTCGACCGTCGCGGCCGGCGTAAGCCGGATGCTGCGCCGGGAGACCTGATCGCATACTCTGGGTATGTGAATCCTGATGCGAGCGGTGACATCGAGGTCAAAGCTACTCCGGAACAGGTATACGCGCTGGTCAGCGACCCGGGCGCGCTCGCGGGCGTGACCACCGAGTACTGCGGGCACCGCTGGCTCGGCGGCGCTACTGGCCCGGCGGTCGGCGCGCGCTTCCGCGGCACGAACCGGCGCGGGATCCGGCGCTGGTCGACCACCGTCACGGTCACCGCGGCGGACGAGGGCCGGCGGTTCGCCTTCGACGTCGCGCTCGGGCCGATCCCGGTCTCTCGCTGGGAGTACCTGATCGAACCGGCCGGCGACGGCTGCCGGATCACCGAGAGCATGTGGGACACCCGGCCGGGCTGGTTCGCCCCGCTCACCGTGGTGGCGACCGGGGTGAAGGACCGTTCGGTCACCAACCGGGTCAACATCGAGCAGACCCTGGCCCGGGTGAAGCACCAGCTCGAATAGCGCTCACTCCACGAAACGGGACCAGAACTCGATCTCGCGGACGCCGCCCGCCGGTTCCTCGCCAAGCGGCTCGCCGCCGAACTCGTGGCGCAGGTAGCTGCGCAGGTCCCAGCCGTAATAGACGATGTCCGTCTGGTACACGGACAACACCGGATACCCGGACCCGGCGCCGGCGGGCAGATACCGGTGCCCGCACACCGGCACCAACTGCGGCACCGTCGCCAGGTGGCGGCGGGCGACCGCGAGCGCGTTGCACATCGAGCGCGGCTGTTCGCCCCATTCGGGCAGCCACAGGTGGTTGTGCTCGACGTCGTAGAGCACGCCGTCGACCGGCCAGTCGAGGCGTTTGCGCAGCTGGTCCGGGTCGCCGCGGCGCCAGTCCGGCCAGCGGTCGCCGACCGGCACGCCCGCGGTGAGGAATACCCGGTGGTCGTCGGAAAAGGTGAAGCCGAACTGGTTCTCGACGTCGCTCAGTTCGGCGGGCGTGAGGCCGGGCCGCACGGGCTCGCCGAGATTCTGCTGCAGGATGCGGGCCTCCTCCGCGGTGAAGGCGTCGGCCGGCTGAACTCGTGACATGCCTGAAGCGTACGGAGCCCGAGCCCGCGCCCGC
This sequence is a window from Amycolatopsis benzoatilytica AK 16/65. Protein-coding genes within it:
- a CDS encoding DUF3558 domain-containing protein, whose protein sequence is MQIRSLPRLALLGASVMTLTACGGGTAPGQPAAASSPAPAGSSESPAMLAPRVPAPLTNTTPFESDPCAIFPNSVVESAGGAVKNSSTISLKDNDKGCKWTFNGSTGNVNAGFYVSNKEGLNGIYLQNQRGALSTFKPHAPVIGYPSVVYSKGDEGPGSCILAVGVRDELTYTVHTQLRDGNPAMADPCAMADKLAAAAINRLKAS
- a CDS encoding ESX secretion-associated protein EspG; its protein translation is MLRKPVELSLQTFEVLLDRLNLGDIHPTLVRGALWYSPDERRQLAADTDRELHERGLMQRGRLDDELVETMHLLQRPGIEYYSWVKSESGERTVRASASGREAATVVAVNQKLYIAPCSADTLAREFVALLPEAPAARLLSLNCSDADLNLVKTGQAVGHTGPSIRDAKQVIQWLDKPHTYFGRLYVAVRDSRGKRLRNENPPGWADLEEGRILFGIDKSGWISLSGAGPQDLLKKLQQLENDLRSSR
- a CDS encoding amino acid ABC transporter ATP-binding protein → MTPVVSAQKVCKSFGSLDVLKGIDLEVHEREVLCLIGPSGSGKSTLLRCINHLEKIDAGRLYVDGVLVGYRERGGRLHELRDKEIAAQRKDIGMVFQRFNLFPHMTALENVMEAPIQVRGEPKAQVRQRAQELLDRVGLADKAGAYPGQLSGGQQQRVAIARALAMQPKLMLFDEPTSALDPELVGDVLGVMRQLAKDGMTMVVVTHEMQFAREVADKVLFMDGGVVVEAGPPEQVIGDPKQERTKAFLARVLNPNA
- a CDS encoding SRPBCC family protein, giving the protein MNPDASGDIEVKATPEQVYALVSDPGALAGVTTEYCGHRWLGGATGPAVGARFRGTNRRGIRRWSTTVTVTAADEGRRFAFDVALGPIPVSRWEYLIEPAGDGCRITESMWDTRPGWFAPLTVVATGVKDRSVTNRVNIEQTLARVKHQLE